The Lathyrus oleraceus cultivar Zhongwan6 chromosome 5, CAAS_Psat_ZW6_1.0, whole genome shotgun sequence genome includes the window CGAGAATCCTCAGGATTTCAATTTTGCATCTGAGGATACAGATCTATATTTTGATGCCTCCAGTTATCTTACGGGTTTGAATGAAGAATATGTGGATACCAATGATATTAAGAATCTTGACGGGGTTATTCCCACCGAGATAGATCCTTCTGTTGCTGCAATCTTAGATGAGTACCTTACATGCCCTGATGATGATATTTCCaaatatatttgctttgattcTCCTTTGAATGCAGAGAGTGAAAGTCCCATTGCGAACCATGGACAGTCTTTCATTGAGCAGAATGTGGAGGGCGAAACCAATGGTAGTACATTGGCAAACAAACATATTTTTGATGCACAGTCTAGTAACGAAATAGTTTTACCAAAGGAGGATCTGAAGGCGTCAAATTGGGTCTCTGGGGATGCAAATGCTTTTGTAAAGCAAGCCAATAATTTGTTGGCCCGCATTCCTGCTCCACCTGCATTTGCTTCAGAGTTTCCTACTAAGGAGTTTGCTATTGGGATACATCCTGCAACTGGGTCTTCCAATTCAGCTCATATAACTGCGGGAATGAGTATGATCAGCATTACTGACATTACTTTTGGAGGCAATGCGATGGATTGGATGGTGGGCAAGAATGGAGGTTTTCATACCATTATGTCTTCTGAGTTTTCCCAAACTGATGTGAACTCTGCAACTCTGGTGCCTACTTCTGGCTTGGTCTGTAGCAAAACTGCATTTATGTTATCACATGGTTGGGTTTTCTTGATGGGTTTCTCAGTTGTGATTCTATCACTGAGTTTCAAGATCGGAAGTTTCATGTACACTGTTAAATGACAAATGCAAGGTTGGCTATGATACAGTAATCCAGTCAGTTAAGTATCTTTCGGTTGATGGCACGTATTGAATGATTAGGATTCCATGACTTTGTAGATTTCTTTATGGTAATTTGGTCATACCGATTTTAACATTATTCATTCGTTGTAACTTGGGTGCCTGCATatttttttttttggcttcaGAGTGCAGAGTTATACTTCGATACAATTAGTTATATACTTAGTAGTCACTATATACCTTTGGTAGTgttttattatttctaaaatgAAATTAGTGTTTTAATAATTCTAAACTGAAATTACTTAGTAGCTCCATCTCATAACCTCACATTTGGAGGGAAGGAAAAATTGAAGTAAATAGTGAAATTGAATGAAATAGATTTCATTGGCTGAGCTTTTAGTAGATTGGAACAGCTGCAGTCCTCCAAAATATTATTTTATAGGTGAAATTGCAGAACTACCCATAGTgttgattaaaaataaaaaaaaacacaaacaatCTTCTCATTTGAGACCCCCTTCGACCTCCATTCTCTCTTGATCAACTCCGACTGCCCTGCACTTTTTTTTCTGGTGCAGCGCATCCGGTATATCTCTCTCCTCTGTTAGGTAACTTAAGGTTGTTTTGAATTTCTAATTTTTTATTCCTATTGTTATGTTGTTTTGTTTTATGATTTTCTTAGTTGAATGCTAATTTGTTAGGTTGAAATTTTCTTGTTGAATGTTGATTTGTTAGGTCGTTGAAATTTTCTTGTTGAATGTTTATTTGTTTTTACTACTCTTGAAATATTGTTTAGATTGATTTGTTATTTTTGAATATTAATTTATTCTTGTTGACTGTTGCATGTTGAATCTTGATTTTAGGTTGAATATTTAGGTTAAATGGAGAAGAGCGAGTGTATATGCAGTTATTCTTATTGTTGAGGTTGAAAGTGACCTGAGTTAAGATACCGATCAATTGCGAATTCGATAGCCTGATTAGAGACATGTTGTCAGAATGTAGAAATTATGTGAGAACAGGGACTATCTAAACTTGTGTTCTGATAAACACTTTGATCTTGACTGTTCTGAAAGTCAAAATCCATCGACCATCTATAGTGTTTTAAAAGTCCTTTGTTGGACTTTTCATTCCAGAGGAACTTGAGGGGAATGGAAAATTTGACTCCTTCAAGTTGCAATGTCCTTTGATAAGCTTATGGGATGAAATAATATTGTCGTTAATAGATGTGAAGCGCTTCATAACCTAGGTTATATCATATCAAATAATATTACTTACATAACGTATTGGTTTGTATCAATAAGATGTTTTTACATAACTTTTAATTTATGTAACTATTTTAATTTATCAGTTTAAGCAATGTACATTGTGATATTTTTATTTGAATGTCTCAGATTAACTGCTTATATTTCCTATGGTAAACAATTATGAAGATAGATAGTTTCATTGACATGCTGATATTCACGTAACGAGAAggttttgaaatttttattaAATGATTGAGTCTAGGGGAGTGGTCTTCATCATTATGCTATAGGAAGATTGCAACTGTTCTATATTATGATAGTAATTATATCTACCGATGAAGATCATTCAATGTTTACACGTCTGATGATGATACAAAGATCACCCTAACCAATTAATCTTACAACCGATGAAGATCATTCAATATTTACATGTACGATGAATAAAATGAAGGCTGTAAAAGCAAGGATAAATATAATGAATGTATTTCGACAGAAAAAAGCAAAAAGATTGAAGACTGCGAATAAGAAAAATGACTACGATTTTATTTGATctattaatataaaaataaatgaattaGGCTGATGAATGGCTCATTGCAACTCGATGCTAGCATTACAGCCTGCATACACACGTTTCACAATATATTATTTTTTTCATACACATTTCaaattttattattaaataaaaaaattgaaattatGCTTGCCTGGCAGATTTTTATATTATCATACACATTTCACAAAACAGTCTCTTTGATACATGGATCAGTGTACCATGTAGTATTGTCAACACTATATTTTTCTTTTAAGATTTTTTAATATATTTGGAAGCAAAGTGATTCCATGAGCAAAAACTGTAAGGTCACATCTTCATTTCATCCCCATAGTCCCTCTTAATAAATTAAATACTAATTAGTTGACACAATAGATTCAATCTTCCGGTCCTCTTCAAGCAGGTTAGAAACCACACCTATTGTTCAAATATTTTTTGTTTCTCCAACACACAATATTCTTCCatgtaattttttaaaattaaatatttcaAATTTACAGTGTTTCTTCCTATATGACGAAGAAAGTGATGAAAATAATAAGGGAGATGAACATGCAAGTCGACCATGCACAACCTCAATTCTGTGTTGAAGTAGAGGTTTTGTTCCCAAAAATAAATGCCAAAGAAGAGAATTTAGAGGATGCTGCAAAAATGATAATCATGACGATGCACAACATTCATTCACATTCCAATATATAAATATTGGCTACAAATTTATTTTGGTTGAAAGAAATCGGAAGAGCATCAAAGGATGAAAAAATGTCTTTATGCTAATTCATATAACATATTGAATAACATTTTCCATGTTtgtctcttttttttttttttttttaattttttttttaattttgattatgCGTAAATTACCCGAACAttcaaatattttaatatttttcaaTTATGATTATTAGCAAAGGATTTACGTGTCGGTCGAACTTCCTTGACCTTGATGTACCTTGATGAGATAACGTATCATGTATCATGATTATGAGATTCTTAAAAGAAAAAGCTCACATACAAAAATGTATCTTGAAAATAATTACTACAAGTAAGCAAAATTCAAAAACTTCAAAGTTGATGATATCTTGATTTTTTATTACCAATCCAATTCACAAATACTGTACTTTAAGACAGTGAGAAAACAAAGAAGAATGAGTGGTTGAAGTAATGCATGAGAGTTTATGATAATTTTGTATATGTCATTCGGATGTTTAATAATTGTTTTAAGATAAGTTTATTTATGATCATATCAATAGTTTTTATATTTGATGTTTAAGTTAATATTTATGTTTATATGGTAATGTAATTTTAGTAATAATATTCAAATTTTCTTTGACTTTTATTTATTATATCTATGCATTTTTACAAATAATATTCATTAAACTTTTTTTGGTACAGTTTATTATATTGATATTTTCAATATTTCAAACTctttaataaaaaattattaatatttttgtACAACACAATACAAACTtataattttatatatattttttatagTAGAGTGAAATACATAACTCTATTTATAAAATTAAAGATATTGCACTATCACTATAAATCATTTTTAGAGTATCATTCGATAAAATTATAACATTTTATCGTGTCCTAAGATACATGTCTCTAATTAATTGAGAGTTTATAATTATATTCTTTTTTGTTATTATATTCGTTCACAATTTGTAACTACACCGgtataaataaaaatatattaaattgTTTTTCAAGTAAATCACAGGAAACTCCTCTAATAATTCCAAAGACCAAAAAAGCAACAATGGATTCTCTCAAAAATTTCAAAGGCTACGACAAAGTTGAAACCAACCTCGAAGATCAACAAAATCAGCCACAGCACGGCCACAAAATCTCCAAACCCCTCATCGCCACAATTTCCATCATCATCACCACCATCCTCTTCCTCACTCTCACTTTATCTTTCACCCTTTTATTCCACCACACCGACTCACAAACCCCTCTCAACTCAACCGACTCAATCAGATCCATTTGCAACGTGACTCGCTTCCCTGACTCATGCCTCACCGCTTTATCTCCCTCCTCACAAAACCTCACCAACCCAAACTCCATCCTCAAACTCTCCATCATCGCCTCCGTCGACGAACTTACCAAACTCGCTTCATCGCTAAAAGCCAATTCCAACGAACGCGCGTTCGATGATTGCAAGGAACTAATAGACGACGCGGTGAGTCGACTCAACGAATCGGTTTCGGCGGTTTCCGACGGTGCCCAACCGTTGACGGATGTTAAAATTAAAGATATTCAGACGTGGGTTAGTGCCGCGTTGACGGATCAACAAACGTGTGTTGATGAGTTGGAAGAAGTTGGGCTTTCTTTGGAGACAGTTGAAAAGGTAAAGAAAATGATGCAGAAATCAAATGAGTATACCAGCAATAGTTTGGCTATTGTGGCTCATATCAACAATTTGTTACCAATTCATTAAAAAGTTTCATATTCTTTTTTGTTTATTTGTATTGTAAAAATAATAATTGTGAAATTTGTATGCTTTTTTGTTTGAATTTGTAGATTGTAACTATATGAATATTTGTATTTATGGGGAATGGATTGATTCCATGCTTGTTTAATgtcttttcattttttatttattggTTCTTGGTGGTCCTCGTAAATTGGCAGATTTTTATAGGTCAAAATTCACCCATGGGGTTTTCTAATTCACTATTATTGTTGTTTGCATTGAGAAGTTTTTTATGTGGGTAAATTCCTTTCTGTTCCAATATTTATAGTTCTTAAATTAGATTTTCTTTTTAtagattttaatttttattctcTTATTCTTAAAGTTCCAACAAGGGAAGGTTTGTTCATTGTAACTCTTAAGTTATGGAGTAGTGTTTGATTTGTTAGAACTAATATCACACGTGAAATGAGAAGAGAAAGAATTGGATTCAAAATCAGTTATGTTCATTGTACTGTCATCATAACCAATTACTTACATAACACGTAACTCACACAAACCATTTAAAAATTTGAGATTTTTCTTAACCAAATAAATACtaatatataataaaaattaGATTTATATTTCAACCCCTTCTTAATTCAAAGTTTTTACACCAAGTACATTGAGAATTCTTCTCATTTTCTTAACTTTtttaactttttatttat containing:
- the LOC127085372 gene encoding putative pectinesterase/pectinesterase inhibitor 26, whose product is MDSLKNFKGYDKVETNLEDQQNQPQHGHKISKPLIATISIIITTILFLTLTLSFTLLFHHTDSQTPLNSTDSIRSICNVTRFPDSCLTALSPSSQNLTNPNSILKLSIIASVDELTKLASSLKANSNERAFDDCKELIDDAVSRLNESVSAVSDGAQPLTDVKIKDIQTWVSAALTDQQTCVDELEEVGLSLETVEKVKKMMQKSNEYTSNSLAIVAHINNLLPIH